A region of Micromonospora sp. WMMD882 DNA encodes the following proteins:
- a CDS encoding tetratricopeptide repeat protein, translating to MDLLADYRRATMFFEAGDPTGAARLLEPIVEAEPGNTAVRQLLARAYFQSAQLGRAETHLRELVDRDPSDHYAHHVLGRTLERLNRPADALRHLRIAAAMYATNDAYRTALRRVETRVGGGR from the coding sequence ATGGATCTTCTGGCGGACTACCGGCGGGCGACCATGTTCTTCGAGGCCGGTGACCCGACCGGGGCGGCCCGGCTGCTGGAGCCGATCGTCGAGGCCGAGCCCGGCAACACGGCGGTACGGCAGCTCCTGGCCCGGGCGTACTTCCAGTCCGCCCAGCTCGGGCGGGCCGAGACGCACCTGCGGGAGCTGGTCGACCGGGACCCGAGCGACCACTACGCGCACCACGTGCTGGGCCGGACGCTGGAGCGGCTGAACCGCCCGGCCGACGCGCTGCGGCACCTGCGGATCGCCGCCGCCATGTACGCGACGAACGACGCGTACCGGACGGCCCTGCGACGGGTCGAGACCCGGGTCGGCGGCGGACGCTGA
- a CDS encoding Smr/MutS family protein yields the protein MKLKLDLHDIFNKGQDIDRALRGIMDEAVAKKATLVEIIPGKGSGQLKKRVLRFLDQKDVKQLYHRVEKDSKNFGRLFVHFRWK from the coding sequence ATGAAACTCAAGCTGGACCTGCACGACATCTTCAACAAGGGCCAGGACATCGACCGGGCGCTGCGCGGAATCATGGACGAGGCGGTGGCGAAGAAGGCCACCCTGGTCGAGATCATCCCCGGTAAGGGCTCCGGCCAGCTCAAGAAGCGGGTGCTGCGCTTCCTCGACCAGAAGGACGTCAAACAGCTCTACCACCGGGTCGAGAAGGACTCGAAGAACTTCGGCCGCCTCTTCGTCCACTTCCGCTGGAAGTAG